CGCGCGAAGCGATCGGCACGGTTCGCACGATCATTCTGCCCGTGACATAGCCTTGCCTGAAAGGGACGGGGCGGGCTATCTACGAGGATTCGCGTTCACCAAACGAGACGAATACCGAAATCCTTGAGCTCCGGGTCCCGCCCGATGAGTGGTATCTCTTCGAGCGCGCATTGAGCTGCGAGCATCCGGTCGAAGGGGTCTCGGTGCGCCTGAGGCCAGCTCCCCGCACGCTGACCGTGGGCAATCGTTACCGGCAGCTCGCGGAAGCCGGCGCGGTGGACCCAGCCGTCGATATCCCGTACCAGCTCGGACGCGCTGGGCAGCTTCCCGAGCCGGTACTTGGTGCTGATCTCCCAAGC
The window above is part of the Vicinamibacteria bacterium genome. Proteins encoded here:
- a CDS encoding type II toxin-antitoxin system VapC family toxin, translating into DTHALLWWLFDDPRLSERARGILRDSTNEILVSAASAWEISTKYRLGKLPSASELVRDIDGWVHRAGFRELPVTIAHGQRAGSWPQAHRDPFDRMLAAQCALEEIPLIGRDPELKDFGIRLVW